One region of Camelus bactrianus isolate YW-2024 breed Bactrian camel chromosome 22, ASM4877302v1, whole genome shotgun sequence genomic DNA includes:
- the FGFR4 gene encoding fibroblast growth factor receptor 4 isoform X2 — protein sequence MFVLHNVTLVVDDSMTSSNGDEDPKTHRDPSNGHIYPQQAPYWTHPQRMEKKLHAVPAGNTVKFRCPAAGNPTPTIHWLKDGQDFHGEHRIGGIRLRHQHWSLVMESVVPSDRGTYTCLVENSLGSIRYSYLLDVLERSPHRPILQAGLPANTTAVVGSDVELLCKVYSDAQPHIQWLKHIVINGSSFGADGFPYVQVLKTADINSSEVEVLYLRNVSAEDAGEYTCLAGNSIGLSYQSAWLTVLPEEDLAWTATAPEARYTDIILYTSGSLALLVLLLLVGLYRRQVLHSRHPRQPATVQKLSRFPLARQFSLESGSSAKSSLSLVRGVRLSSSGPPLLAGLVSLDLPLDPLWEFPRDRLVLGKPLGEGCFGQVVCAEAFGMDPSRPDQASTVAVKMLKDNASDKDLADLVSEMEVMKLIGRHKNIINLLGVCTQEGPLYVIVECAAKGNLREFLRARRPQGPDLSPDGPRSSEGPLSFPALVSCAYQVARGMQYLESRKCIHRDLAARNVLVTEDNVMKIADFGLARGIHHIDYYKKTSNGRLPVKWMAPEALFDRVYTHQSDVWSFGILLWEIFTLGGSPYPGIPVEELFSLLREGHRMDRPPHCPPELYGLMRECWHAAPSQRPTFKQLVEALDKVLLAVSEEYLDLRLTFGPYSPAGGDASSTCSSNDSVFSHDPLPLGPSSFFPGVQT from the exons caCCTTACTGGACACACCCGCAGCGCATGGAGAAGAAACTGCACGCAGTGCCTGCTGGGAACACCGTCAAGTTCCGCTGCCCAGCTGCAGGCAACCCCACACCCACCATCCACTGGCTCAAGGACGGACAGGACTTCCATGGGGAGCATCGCATTGGAGGCATTCGG CTCCGCCACCAGCACTGGAGCCTGGTGATGGAAAGCGTGGTGCCCTCAGACCGCGGCACATACACCTGCCTCGTGGAGAACTCTTTGGGCAGCATCCGCTACAGTTACCTGCTGGACGTGCTGG AGCGGTCCCCGCACCGGCCCATCCTGCAGGCGGGGCTCCCAGCCAACACCACAGCTGTAGTGGGCAGCGATGTGGAGCTGCTATGCAAGGTGTACAGTGACGCCCAGCCCCACATCCAGTGGCTGAAACACATCGTCATCAACGGCAGCAGCTTCGGTGCCGACGGCTTCCCCTATGTGCAAGTCCTCAAG ACAGCAGACATTAATAGCTCAGAGGTGGAAGTCCTGTACCTTCGGAACGTGTCAGCTGAGGACGCTGGCGAGTACACCTGCCTGGCCGGCAACTCCATCGGCCTCTCTTACCAGTCGGCTTGGCTCACGGTGCTACCAG aggaggaccTCGCGTGGACAGCAACCGCGCCCGAGGCCAGGTACACGGACATCATCCTGTACACGTCGGGCTCTCTGGCTTTGCTTGTGCTCCTGCTGCTGGTCGGCCTGTATCGCAGGCAGGTGCTCCACAGCCGGCACCCCCGGCAGCCCGCCACTGTGCAGAAATTGTCCCGCTTCCCTCTGGCCCGACAG TTCTCCCTGGAGTCGGGCTCCTCGGCCAAATCAAGCCTGTCGCTGGTGCGGGGTGTCCGTCTCTCCTCCAGCGGTCCCCCCTTGCTCGCTGGCCTCGTGAGTCTAGACCTACCCCTCGACCCGCTGTGGGAGTTTCCCCGGGACAG GCTGGTGCTCGGGAAGCCCCTGGGCGAGGGCTGCTTCGGGCAGGTGGTGTGTGCAGAGGCCTTCGGCATGGACCCCAGTCGTCCTGACCAAGCCAGCACTGTGGCCGTCAAGATGCTTAAGG ACAACGCCTCCGACAAGGACCTGGCAGACCTGGTCTCTGAGATGGAGGTGATGAAGCTGATTGGCCGACACAAGAACATTATCAACCTGCTGGGTGTCTGCACCCAGGaag GGCCCCTGTACGTAATTGTGGAGTGTGCTGCCAAGGGAAACCTGCGGGAATTCCTGCGGGCCCGCCGCCCCCAAGGCCCTGACCTCAGCCCCGATGGGCCTCGGAGCAGTGAGGGGccactctccttccctgccctggtCTCCTGCGCCTACCAGGTGGCCCGAGGCATGCAATACCTGGAGTCGCGGAAA tGCATCCACCGGGACTTGGCTGCCCGTAATGTGCTGGTGACAGAGGACAACGTGATGAAGATCGCTGACTTTGGGCTGGCCCGCGGCATTCACCACATTGACTACTACAAGAAAACCAGCAAT ggcCGCCTGCCTGTCAAGTGGATGGCCCCTGAGGCCTTGTTTGACAGAGTCTACACACACCAGAGTGATGT GTGGTCATTTGGGATCCTGCTGTGGGAGATCTTCACCCTCGGGGGCTCCCCGTACCCTGGCATTCCCGTGGAGGAGCTGTTCTCACTGCTACGGGAGGGGCATCGGATGGACCGGCCCCCACACTGCCCCCCAGAGCT GTACGGGCTGATGCGGGAGTGCTGGCACGCGGCACCCTCTCAGAGACCCACCTTCAAGCAGCTGGTGGAGGCGCTGGACAAGGTCCTGCTGGCTGTGTCTGAGGAG TACCTCGACCTCCGCCTAACCTTTGGACCCTACTCCCCCGCCGGTGGGGACGCCAGCAGCACCTGCTCCTCCAACGACTCTGTCTTCAGCCACGACCCCCTGCCACTGGGGCCCAGCTCCTTCTTTCCTGGGGTGCAGACGTGA